The following are encoded in a window of Chitinophagaceae bacterium genomic DNA:
- a CDS encoding PD40 domain-containing protein, translating into MKKMIASCCIVMLYSLITTAQTDAGLFRFPDVSKTQIVFTYGNDIWVMPKEGGTAEKLSSPAGVESFPKFSPDGKTIAFSGNYDGNSDAYTIPVNGGVPLRLTQHGFPDRVVDWTPDGKRVLFASGRESGRDRFNQFFTVAANGGPAEKLPFAYAEFGSYSPDGKKMAVIFVSQAFRSWKRYRGGWRANIHLFNFSNNTSENISASETAGNEFPMWKDDHIYFLSDRGPEQRMNLWRYSVSTKKYEQLTSYKDYDIHFPSAGPDDIVFEQAGKLCLFSFASQKIRTVNVNLVTDKAALKPRSVTADRYVQHVNISPDGNRVLVEARGDVFSLPAENGFVKNLTRSTESNERYPSWSPDGNTVAYWSDQDGEYELWLSQPGSDAPAKKITNYNKGFRYHIFWSPDSKKLVFIDQAMKIKMVDATNGSTTDVDQALRFMHGGCEGFRVSWSPDSRWFTYSRDLDNYLNAVFIYDAKNKKNQQVTDGYYNCDNPVFDAEGKYLFLATNQNFIPYYSDIDNSFIYGNSTQLAAISLRKDIPSILYPKNDTVLVKTDDAGKKKDSVKKATPSSEIDFEGMQARMQILPPATGNYGYLAAAKGKLIYQKLPNTGSPADARPVLKYFDLDKREEKTILENLNNFWMSANGSKILVQRTGAYVVIKPEENQKFEKTVRLNEMEMMVDPRAEWKELFTDAWRLERDYFYDPNMHGVNWNTVKERYAKMLEGALTREEVDFIIGEMIGELNASHTYHGGGDMERPNTKAVGYLGVDWQAEGNFYKIKRILRGPSWDAQTRSSIDQPGIDIPEGSYILAVNGMPITTEYEPHAFFQGLDNKTAELTYNSSPSFSGAKTAIVQMMGNEYRLRFIAWMEANRKRVDEASNGEVGYIYVPSTGRDGQEELTRQFNAQWDKKALLIDERFNSGGQIPDRFIEMLNRTPLAYWATRDGAAWPWPPFAHFGPKVMLINGWSGSGGDAFPDYFKKKGLGPLIGARTWGGLIGISGMPLLIDGGNITAPSFRMYNPDGTWFKEGHGVDPDIAVDEDLGLMSKGIDPQLERAITEIKTLLKNKAYTAPKQPGYERKGN; encoded by the coding sequence ATGAAGAAAATGATTGCTTCCTGCTGTATCGTTATGCTGTACAGCCTGATAACTACTGCACAGACCGACGCCGGGCTTTTTCGTTTCCCCGATGTATCCAAAACACAGATCGTTTTTACCTACGGCAATGATATCTGGGTAATGCCCAAAGAGGGCGGTACAGCCGAAAAGCTAAGCTCCCCGGCGGGTGTGGAAAGCTTTCCAAAATTCTCGCCCGATGGAAAGACCATTGCCTTCAGCGGCAACTACGATGGCAACAGCGATGCCTATACCATTCCGGTGAATGGAGGGGTACCCCTTCGCCTTACCCAGCATGGTTTCCCCGACAGGGTGGTTGACTGGACACCGGATGGCAAGCGGGTGCTGTTTGCATCCGGCCGGGAAAGCGGAAGGGACCGTTTCAACCAGTTCTTTACCGTTGCTGCCAATGGCGGCCCTGCTGAAAAACTTCCCTTTGCCTATGCCGAGTTCGGCTCTTATTCTCCCGATGGGAAAAAGATGGCCGTAATTTTTGTATCGCAGGCATTCCGCAGCTGGAAAAGATACCGGGGCGGATGGAGGGCCAATATCCATCTCTTCAATTTCAGCAACAATACGTCTGAAAATATTTCAGCCAGTGAAACAGCCGGCAACGAATTCCCGATGTGGAAGGACGATCATATTTATTTCCTCAGCGACCGGGGCCCTGAACAACGCATGAACCTCTGGCGCTATTCGGTAAGCACCAAAAAATACGAACAGCTTACCAGCTATAAAGACTACGATATCCATTTCCCCTCTGCCGGGCCCGATGATATTGTTTTTGAACAGGCAGGAAAATTATGCCTCTTCAGCTTTGCCTCGCAAAAGATAAGAACCGTGAACGTGAACCTGGTCACCGATAAAGCGGCATTGAAACCCCGGTCAGTTACTGCCGACCGCTATGTGCAGCACGTGAACATCAGTCCCGATGGCAACCGGGTGCTGGTGGAGGCAAGGGGCGATGTATTTTCGTTACCTGCCGAAAATGGTTTTGTAAAGAACCTCACCCGCAGCACGGAATCCAACGAGCGCTACCCTTCCTGGTCGCCCGATGGAAATACCGTGGCCTACTGGAGCGACCAGGACGGCGAATATGAATTGTGGCTGTCGCAACCCGGCAGCGATGCCCCGGCAAAAAAAATAACCAACTACAACAAAGGCTTCCGGTACCATATCTTCTGGTCGCCCGACAGTAAGAAACTTGTTTTTATTGACCAGGCCATGAAAATAAAAATGGTGGACGCAACCAACGGCAGTACCACCGATGTTGACCAGGCCCTGCGCTTCATGCACGGCGGCTGCGAAGGATTCCGCGTAAGCTGGTCGCCCGACAGCCGCTGGTTCACCTACAGCCGCGACCTGGATAATTACCTCAACGCTGTTTTTATTTACGACGCTAAAAATAAAAAGAACCAGCAGGTAACCGATGGCTATTACAACTGCGATAACCCGGTATTTGATGCCGAAGGAAAATATCTATTCCTGGCCACCAACCAGAATTTCATCCCGTACTACAGCGATATTGATAACTCCTTCATTTATGGCAACAGTACCCAGCTTGCCGCCATCTCTTTACGGAAGGACATTCCATCCATCCTGTATCCAAAGAATGACACGGTGCTGGTAAAGACGGATGATGCCGGTAAGAAAAAGGATAGCGTAAAAAAAGCAACGCCCTCTTCCGAAATTGATTTCGAGGGCATGCAGGCACGCATGCAGATACTGCCGCCTGCCACCGGCAACTATGGTTACCTGGCTGCGGCCAAAGGAAAACTCATTTACCAGAAATTACCCAATACCGGCAGCCCCGCTGATGCAAGGCCGGTGCTTAAATATTTTGACCTCGACAAGCGGGAAGAAAAAACCATTTTAGAGAACCTGAATAATTTCTGGATGTCGGCGAATGGAAGCAAAATTTTAGTTCAGCGTACCGGCGCCTACGTGGTGATAAAGCCCGAGGAGAACCAGAAATTTGAAAAGACGGTCCGCCTGAATGAAATGGAGATGATGGTGGACCCCCGGGCCGAATGGAAAGAACTGTTTACCGATGCCTGGCGGCTGGAAAGGGATTATTTCTACGACCCCAACATGCACGGCGTGAACTGGAACACCGTGAAAGAACGCTATGCAAAAATGCTGGAAGGCGCACTTACAAGAGAAGAAGTGGACTTCATTATCGGCGAAATGATCGGCGAACTGAATGCCTCGCACACCTACCATGGCGGCGGCGATATGGAAAGGCCCAATACCAAGGCGGTAGGCTACCTGGGTGTGGACTGGCAGGCCGAAGGAAATTTCTACAAGATAAAGCGCATCCTGCGTGGACCCTCCTGGGATGCACAGACCCGTTCATCCATCGACCAGCCGGGCATTGATATCCCGGAAGGCAGTTACATACTGGCGGTGAACGGCATGCCCATTACCACGGAGTATGAACCCCATGCATTTTTCCAGGGGCTGGATAATAAAACAGCAGAGCTTACTTATAACAGCAGCCCTTCTTTTTCCGGCGCCAAAACAGCCATTGTGCAAATGATGGGTAATGAATACCGCCTGCGTTTTATTGCCTGGATGGAAGCCAACCGCAAAAGAGTGGATGAAGCCAGCAATGGCGAAGTTGGTTATATATATGTGCCCAGCACAGGCCGCGACGGGCAGGAAGAACTCACCCGCCAGTTCAATGCACAGTGGGATAAAAAAGCATTGCTGATAGACGAACGTTTTAACAGCGGCGGACAGATACCCGACCGTTTTATTGAAATGCTGAACCGTACGCCCCTTGCCTACTGGGCCACCCGCGACGGCGCTGCCTGGCCCTGGCCACCCTTTGCGCATTTTGGTCCCAAGGTAATGCTGATCAACGGATGGAGCGGCAGTGGCGGCGATGCCTTCCCCGACTATTTTAAAAAGAAAGGCCTTGGCCCGCTCATTGGTGCAAGAACATGGGGCGGGCTGATCGGCATCAGCGGCATGCCCTTATTGATCGACGGCGGAAACATTACAGCACCCTCTTTCCGAATGTACAACCCCGATGGCACCTGGTTTAAAGAAGGTCATGGGGTAGACCCCGACATAGCCGTTGACGAAGACCTTGGCCTGATGAGCAAGGGCATTGACCCGCAACTGGAACGTGCCATTACCGAAATAAAGACCCTGCTGAAGAATAAAGCATACACGGCGCCGAAGCAGCCGGGGTATGAGAGGAAGGGGAATTGA
- a CDS encoding UvrD-helicase domain-containing protein: MAWNDNLEGQALAIASSNENRIRVVAGPGSGKTFSLMRRIARLLESGVDPHSILLSTFTRTAAHDLKKRIDEVRCSRCRPSKGRNTSFLLFRYTYERCGAANYR, from the coding sequence ATGGCATGGAATGATAACTTAGAAGGACAGGCTTTAGCAATTGCATCTTCAAATGAAAATAGAATACGAGTTGTAGCTGGACCTGGGTCAGGAAAAACTTTTTCTCTTATGAGAAGAATTGCACGACTTCTTGAAAGCGGAGTTGACCCTCATTCAATTTTGCTTTCAACTTTTACAAGAACTGCGGCACATGACCTGAAAAAAAGAATTGATGAAGTTAGGTGTAGCAGGTGCAGACCAAGTAAGGGCAGGAACACTTCATTCCTTTTGTTTCGGTATACTTATGAAAGATGCGGTGCTGCAAATTACAGGTAG